A genomic window from Thioalkalivibrio sp. ALJ12 includes:
- a CDS encoding acyl-CoA ligase (AMP-forming), exosortase A system-associated, producing MRHTTLLHEGVLHSAERNPMASAITHRGVTQSYEAAASDIENAARRLLATGLQRQDRVAVYLDKCPEAVHAMFGASRAGGVMVPVNPLLKASQVAHILQDCRVRILVTSAVRYAALRDALAQCPELDTILFVDTPPDAETSGGPRLEAWQSAADFGLGRPAHRVIDTDMAAILYTSGSTGRPKGVVLSHRNLVAGAQSVAHYLHNRAEDRILCVLPFSFDYGFSQLTTAFLTGAHATLLNYLLPRDVLKAVGQGGITGLAAVPPLWIQLAEMEWPEAARRSLRYITNSGGAMPLKTLKRLRAHLPRTQVYLMYGLTEAFRSTYLPPEEVDRRPDSMGRAIPNAEVMVVREDGSRCAPGEPGELVHRGALVAMGYWNDAARTAQRFRPAPGQPEGLPGQEMAVWSGDTVRMDEDGYLYFVGRRDEMIKTSGYRVSPVEIEEVAYATGLVTEGAALGIAHPQLGQAVVLVALPAEPSVTHDQLMALLRERLPAFMVPSHLELRSQSLPRNGNGKIDRKALAAEFEGLFQAVALS from the coding sequence ATGCGTCACACCACCCTGCTGCACGAAGGCGTTTTGCACAGCGCCGAGCGAAACCCAATGGCCTCGGCCATCACCCATCGGGGGGTCACGCAGTCATACGAGGCGGCCGCCAGCGACATCGAGAACGCAGCCCGACGGCTGCTCGCCACCGGGCTTCAGCGACAGGACCGGGTTGCGGTGTATCTGGACAAATGTCCGGAGGCGGTCCATGCGATGTTCGGGGCCTCGCGGGCGGGAGGGGTGATGGTCCCCGTCAACCCGCTGCTGAAGGCCTCGCAGGTCGCGCACATCCTTCAGGACTGCCGGGTGCGAATCCTGGTCACGTCCGCAGTGCGCTATGCCGCGCTGCGCGATGCCCTGGCGCAATGTCCGGAACTGGACACCATCCTGTTCGTGGACACACCGCCTGACGCCGAAACATCGGGCGGGCCGCGGCTCGAGGCCTGGCAGTCGGCGGCGGATTTCGGGCTGGGCAGGCCGGCCCATCGGGTCATCGACACGGACATGGCGGCGATCCTCTACACCTCCGGCAGCACCGGGCGACCCAAGGGCGTGGTGCTGTCGCACCGCAACCTGGTGGCCGGTGCGCAAAGCGTCGCGCACTATCTGCACAATCGTGCGGAGGACCGCATCCTCTGCGTGCTGCCGTTCAGCTTCGATTACGGCTTCAGTCAGTTGACCACCGCGTTCCTGACCGGGGCCCATGCCACCCTGCTCAATTACCTCCTGCCCCGCGACGTTCTGAAGGCTGTTGGGCAGGGCGGGATCACCGGGCTGGCGGCGGTGCCACCGCTGTGGATCCAGCTGGCCGAGATGGAGTGGCCGGAGGCCGCGCGGCGATCCCTGCGCTACATCACGAACTCGGGCGGCGCGATGCCCCTGAAGACCCTGAAGCGCCTGCGGGCGCACCTGCCGCGCACCCAGGTCTATCTGATGTACGGCCTCACGGAGGCCTTCCGTTCGACCTATCTGCCGCCCGAGGAGGTCGATCGTCGCCCCGACTCCATGGGGCGGGCCATACCCAATGCCGAGGTCATGGTCGTGCGCGAGGACGGCAGCCGCTGCGCCCCCGGAGAGCCCGGGGAACTGGTCCATCGCGGGGCCCTGGTCGCGATGGGCTACTGGAACGATGCCGCGCGCACGGCCCAGCGCTTCCGTCCCGCGCCGGGACAACCCGAAGGCCTGCCGGGCCAGGAGATGGCCGTGTGGTCCGGGGACACGGTGCGGATGGACGAGGACGGATATCTGTACTTCGTCGGCCGGCGCGACGAGATGATCAAGACCTCGGGGTACCGGGTGAGCCCGGTGGAGATCGAGGAGGTCGCCTATGCCACGGGGCTGGTGACCGAGGGGGCGGCGCTGGGTATCGCGCATCCGCAGCTGGGCCAGGCGGTCGTCCTGGTCGCGCTGCCCGCCGAACCCTCGGTGACCCATGACCAGCTGATGGCGCTGCTGCGCGAGCGCTTGCCGGCCTTCATGGTGCCCAGCCACCTGGAGCTGCGGTCGCAGTCCCTGCCCCGCAATGGCAATGGCAAGATTGACCGCAAGGCGCTGGCGGCCGAGTTCGAGGGCCTGTTCCAGGCGGTCGCCCTGTCATGA
- a CDS encoding putative O-glycosylation ligase, exosortase A system-associated — translation MRDYLLFFIIMVLIPVILARPWVGIPAWFWVGLMAPHGLTWSFMRSFPVAAVIGMTTLAALFLAKDRRPMPMTREMVMLWVFLGYITMTSYFAVNSSGAWDFWQHVFKILLITFITPMLIFGQLRIVWLLLVITFSIAFFGFKGGLFTLSTGGQYMVLGPPGSYLSGNTYIGLAMVMVLPLILISARLFRERWVDLEIPGLERFYRPISWGVYGVFWLTAIAILATYSRGALLGILVVAPFLFWHMRHKLAMVMAGVLVFGVIGVTAPDRLLDRWGTIETYEEDRSAMQRIQAWGVNWNMATERPLTGMGFRNHHLGYDWWVGYANFEGDWRHVLSPHSIYFGLMGEHGFGGLATFLLLVGFTFFSLNRIRKRARLETGQIWLAEYAWAIQVGLLGYLAAGAFLDVIYFNLLFAFIALAVIMRRELEEAPRVAEAPVSAPVQANTFPTRAEPDSAAGAPGISR, via the coding sequence ATGCGCGACTACCTGCTGTTTTTTATAATAATGGTGTTGATCCCGGTGATCCTGGCAAGGCCCTGGGTCGGCATCCCCGCCTGGTTCTGGGTCGGCCTGATGGCCCCGCATGGCCTCACCTGGTCGTTCATGCGCAGCTTCCCCGTAGCCGCCGTCATTGGCATGACAACGCTGGCCGCGCTGTTTCTGGCCAAGGATCGACGGCCGATGCCGATGACGCGCGAGATGGTGATGTTATGGGTGTTTCTCGGCTACATCACCATGACTTCGTATTTTGCGGTAAATTCCAGCGGTGCATGGGACTTCTGGCAGCACGTTTTTAAGATCCTCTTGATTACATTTATCACACCCATGCTGATATTCGGTCAGCTTCGCATCGTCTGGCTGTTATTAGTTATTACATTCTCCATCGCATTTTTCGGGTTCAAGGGCGGCCTGTTCACGCTGTCCACGGGCGGGCAGTACATGGTGCTGGGCCCTCCGGGCTCCTATCTGTCCGGGAACACGTACATCGGGCTGGCAATGGTGATGGTGCTGCCGCTGATCCTGATCAGCGCGCGGCTGTTCCGCGAGCGCTGGGTGGATCTCGAGATCCCGGGCCTGGAGCGCTTCTACCGGCCGATCAGCTGGGGCGTATACGGCGTGTTCTGGCTGACTGCCATCGCGATCCTCGCGACCTATTCCCGCGGGGCCCTGCTGGGGATCCTGGTGGTCGCGCCGTTCCTGTTCTGGCACATGCGCCACAAGCTGGCGATGGTGATGGCCGGCGTGCTGGTCTTCGGGGTGATTGGAGTGACCGCGCCGGATCGTCTTCTGGATCGCTGGGGCACGATCGAGACCTACGAGGAAGACCGTTCCGCCATGCAGCGCATCCAGGCGTGGGGCGTGAACTGGAACATGGCCACCGAGCGACCGCTTACCGGGATGGGCTTTCGCAACCACCACCTCGGCTATGACTGGTGGGTCGGCTACGCGAATTTCGAGGGGGACTGGCGCCACGTGCTGTCGCCGCACAGCATCTATTTCGGCCTGATGGGCGAACATGGCTTTGGTGGACTCGCCACCTTCCTGCTGCTGGTCGGCTTCACGTTCTTTTCGCTGAACCGGATCCGCAAGCGAGCCCGGCTCGAGACGGGGCAGATCTGGCTGGCGGAATACGCCTGGGCCATCCAGGTGGGGTTGCTCGGCTACCTGGCTGCCGGGGCCTTCCTCGACGTGATCTACTTCAACCTGCTGTTCGCGTTCATCGCCCTGGCCGTCATCATGCGCCGCGAACTGGAAGAAGCACCCCGCGTGGCCGAGGCGCCCGTGTCCGCACCAGTCCAGGCGAACACGTTCCCGACGCGAGCCGAGCCCGACAGCGCCGCCGGGGCGCCCGGCATCTCGCGCTAG